The Chlorocebus sabaeus isolate Y175 chromosome 1, mChlSab1.0.hap1, whole genome shotgun sequence genome includes a region encoding these proteins:
- the OR8D4 gene encoding LOW QUALITY PROTEIN: olfactory receptor 8D4 (The sequence of the model RefSeq protein was modified relative to this genomic sequence to represent the inferred CDS: substituted 1 base at 1 genomic stop codon), with protein sequence MGIKNRSTVSGFLLSGLTEQPELQLPLFGLFLGIYTVTVVGNLGMISIIRLNHQLHIPMYYFLSSXSFLDVCYSSVITPKMLSGFLCRDRSISYSGCMTQLFFFCVCVISECYMLAAMAYDRYVAICSPLLYKVIMSPSVCSLLVVAVFSVGFTHAVIHGGCILRLSFCGSNIIKHYFCDIVPLIKLSCSSTYIDELLIFVIGGFNMVATSLTIIISYAFILTSILRIHSKKGRCKAFSTCSSHLTAVVIFYGSLMSMYLKPAFSSSLTQEKVSSVFYTTVIPMLNPLIYSLRNKEVKNALMKLLRRKIPLSP encoded by the coding sequence atGGGTATAAAAAACCGTTCCACAGTGTCTGGGTTTTTGCTATCAGGATTAACTGAACAACCAGAGCTTCAGCTGCCCCTCTTCGGCCTCTTCTTAGGAATTTATACAGTTACTGTGGTGGGAAACCTCGGCATGATCTCAATAATTAGGCTGAATCATCAACTTCATATCCCCATGTACTATTTCCTGAGTAGTTAGTCTTTTTTAGATGTCTGCTATTCTTCTGTCATTACCCCTAAAATGCTATCAGGGTTTTTATGCAGAGACAGATCCATCTCCTATTCTGGATGCATGACTCAgctgttttttttctgtgtttgtgttATTTCTGAATGCTACATGCTGGCAGCCATGGCCTATGATCGCTACGTGGCCATCTGCAGCCCACTGCTCTACAAGGTCATCATGTCCCCTAGTGTCTGTTCTCTGCTGGTGGTTGCTGTCTTCTCAGTAGGTTTCACTCATGCTGTGATCCATGGAGGTTGTATACTCAGATTGTCTTTCTGTGGATCAAACatcattaaacattatttctgtgaCATTGTCCCTCTTATTAAACTCTCCTGCTCTAGCACTTATATTGATGAGCttttgatttttgtcattggtggATTTAACATGGTGGCCACAAGCCTAACAATCATCATTTCATATGCTTTTATCCTCACCAGCATCCTGCGCATCCACTCTAAAAAGGGCAGATGCAAAGCCTTTAGTACCTGTAGCTCCCACCTGACAGCTGTTGTTATATTTTATGGGTCTCTGATGTCCATGTATCTCAAACCCGCTTTTAGCAGTTCACTCACCCAGGAGAAAGTATCCTCAGTATTTTATACCACTGTGATTCCCATGTTGAATCCTCTGATATATAGTCTGAGGAACAAGGAAGTGAAAAATGCCCTGATGAaacttttaagaagaaaaatacctTTATCTCCATGA